The sequence ACTGTCCAATCTAAATTCAATGCTTCCCCCTGCAGATTCAGTAGCAACTCTTGCTTCTATTCCAGTCGCACCGTTTCCAAAATCAACATTTTCAAAGGTAAGTAAGTCCCCATCATCTGTCCAGCCTACATTTAACCCTCCACCTAAATCCGTAGTTGGTTCCGTTTGAACTCCAATCATGGATGTATAACTTTCCGCTTCAATTTTTTTGAAAGGGTTATCTGTATTCGTAAATTCCAGCCAATTTAAATTCAAAATACCAATTCCAGTACTACCTTTGAAAACTATATATAAGTCGTGTATACCTTCAGCATTAGAGATCGTGGCAGTTTTGGTTATCCAGTTCTGCCATCCACCTGTATTGGTAACATCTACTGTTCCAATTAGAGGTCCAGAAGTACTATCTAATCTAAATTCAATCTCTCCTCCAGCAGTATTACTAGCAACCCTCACATCAACACTACTTGCACCATTTCCAAAATCAACATGATTAAAAGCAAGAAAATCGCCTTCATCCGTCCAGCCTACATTTAACCCTCCACCTGTATCTGTGGTAGTTTCTGTCTGAATTCCACTCATTGATGTATAGTTTTCTGCTTCAATTCGATCAAATGCCTGTATAGGATCACCTGTCGATGGACCAGCTGATTCATAAACTCTTACATAATCCACAAGCATTTCTGCAGGAAAATCACTTGGGAAAGGAACACGACCTCCATCAAAATTCCCTCCAACTGCCAAATTCAATATCATATAAAACTCTTGATCAAAAGGTGCAGGAAAAGGATTATTAGTCGATTGACCTAAACTTCTGCTATACCAAGAGGTTTCCGTATTATATAATTGGCCATCTAAGTACCAACGAATTTCACCAGGTTCCCACTCCACGCTATAATTATGCCAGTCTGCTACGGTGCCATTATTAGGTATTGTAATGGCTCCGCCTGAATAAACATTATTCGGCCAATTTTCTCCATAATGAATTGCCCCACTAATTTCTTGAGGGAGTCTTCCTCTGTTTTCCATGATATCAATTTCACCTGAGGATGCCCATCCACCATAAATGTCATCTTGTGGCATCATCCAGAATGCTGGCCAGAAACCTTGTCCTATCGGTAGCTTGATTCTAGCTTCAAATTTCCCGTATTTCCAACTAGCAAGTCCATCGGTTTTTAACTTCCCTGAAGTATAGTTAAACCCATTAAATTGTTCATTTAAAGCGGTGATCACTAAACTTCCATTCTGAACTCTTACATTTTCTGGTCGACTGGTGTAATATTGCTCCTCATTATTCCCCCAACCTCCTACTCCATTACCAATATCATAAGTCCATTTACTCGTATCAAGTGCATTGCCATTAAATTCGTCGCTCCATACTAAGCTCCAGTCTTCGTGATTGTCAGCGATTCCAATTGTAGGGATCAATAATATTGTAATCATGATTGAAAATAAAACTAAAATTACTTTCTTCATTTGATATTTCCTCCCATAGAATTTTAGAAAGCGCTTTCATAAATTGCTCCTGAGAAATCGATTATGATTATAGTTGGGACTAATTTCGATGTTATCGATTACATTAATACCTCCCTCCTATGGCTAAATATTTAGAAAACGATTTCATGAGTTAATTATATTAAACTATAAACTTAATATCAATAATGCATTGAAATTTGTTTAATAATTATATATGAATGAAGTTAATAAAAAGACATCTCTTGAGAATAAAAAAATTTCATAAGAGATGCCTCTTTTTTAAAACTTACTTTTTCTTAAAAGTAGAATGTAAATTTTAACCTTCAAATGTATTATATGATGCAATTTGAGATACTGGGAATCTTGGTGTTTCATGCGCTGGTTTCGCTTGTTTTCCAACAGTTATCAACATCACTGGAGTATAACGAGCTGGGATATTAAAGGTTTCTGATAATTTTTCACGATCAAACCCACCCATTGGACACGTATCGTATCCTTTTGCTTTTGCAACTAACATTAATTGCATGGCTGCTAAAGAAGGATTTAGTACGGCTTCACTATAAGCAGCTTGTTGATTTTGATAAGCACCATTAATTTGACCCATCAATGTATCTTTTGCTTCCTGTGTCATAAAACCATGTTTCACTGCTTCACCATATACCGCTTCACCATTTTTATTCGCTTCAAGATCACCAAGCACTACAATTGTAGCTGCTGCGTCAACAACTTGCTGCTGATTAAAGGCAATCGGCAATAGAGTTTGCTTTAATTGTTCATCATCAATCACAAGGAACTTCCAATGCTGAAGGTTCCATGAAGATGGTGCTTTCGCTGTTTCTTCAAACATTTCATTCATTTCACTTCTATCAATTTTGACAGATGAATCGTATTCACGCACGGATTTGCGATCGTTAATTATTTCATAAATATCTTGCTTAGTGGACAACATTATAATAACTCCTCCTCAATTACTTACTAATTGTAATTTAAAAACTTACAGTTATCATTATACTCTTTTTTAGTTATAAATCAAACCAGATTACAAAACTTTTTTTCACAGAGTTTCTTTATCCTTTTTCTCACTAAATACTTTCCCCATAAACGATGATTTCAAGTCAAATTCTTGTCCTGTTAACTTTTAGAAATCTAATTTCTGGTATATAACCAACAAGCGATGAAATAATAAATATATACAACTTTTTTTCATATTATCAAGTTTTCTTTAAAACATTGAATTTGGAAAAATTATAAATTTCTAAAACTCTTGCAACTCCATCGTATCTATGTAAAGATCAATATATTACAAGACTACTATGCTCTACTCTATACAGAGCAACAACATATAATTTCTTATATAGATATTTGAGGTGAAAAAATGAATAATAAAGCGGTCATTTTAGGATGCAATTATTATATAGGCTTAAGCACGATACGTTGCTTAGGTGTTCATGGCATACATACAGTTGCAGTTGATTATTCAGAAAAAGGTGCTTATGGCGCTAAATCGAAACATTGCTCAGAAAGGCTTATTGCCCCTCACTATAAAAAAGATACTAAAAAATTCATTCGTTTTTTAATTAATTATGCACGTGAACAAAACACTCAACCCGTTCTTATCCCTTGTCACGATTCCTATGTTGAAATCGTTGATGATCATTTAGAGGAACTTAAAAAGTGTTACCTTATTCCACAAACTGAACCAGGATTATATACAAAGTTGATGAATAAAGAAACACTGCACCAAATTGCACAAGATAAAGGTGTAAACGTTCCTGAGACCGTTAGAGTGAATGATGAAAACTTGATGGAAAAAGTTGAGAATACCATTAAATTTCCTTGTTTAGTGAAACCTGTTGACTCCCCTACTTTTGTAGCCAAGTTTAGAAAAAAGCTATTTAAAGTTCATAATAAAGAAGAGTTAGAAACAGCTCTAGAAAAGTCAAAAAATGCAAACTTAGAAGTCATTGTGCAAAGAATCATCCCTGGTTTTGACGACCACATGTATACGTATGATGCCTATTTAAATCAGGATTCAAAAGTAACTCATTGGTTAACTTGTCAGAAATACCGTCAATATCCAATCAATTTTGGGGCTTCTGTTTACACAGGCCAAAAATATGTGCCAGAGCTTCATGAGATTGGAGCTAAGTTTTTTGAAGAGATCGGATACAAAGGTTTTGCTGAAATTGAATTTAAGAAAGATGCTGAAACTGGACAGTACTATCTAATTGAAATCAACGTTCGAATCACAAATATAAACCAACTATTGTATAAGGTTGGAGTAAATATTCCACATATCACTTATCAAGATCTTACAGGATCACCTGTTGCTCCTAAAGCGATCGAAGAAGATACTGACGTACGATTTTGGTGTGGATATGAGGACATGTATGCTATAAGAGACTATATAAAAACTAGACAACTATCTTTCAAAAGCATATTAAAATCATTGTTGTTTAAACCTAAGGCATATGCCATTTGGGATTGGAAAGATCCTCTACCTGCTTTCTCCAATGCTGGTATGATCACTTCAAAAATATTCAAAAGATTGTTTAGAAAGTAATACCTAATAATAATAAGATATGGAGCTGGTCTTGTGTTATTATCCTCAGCACTTCAAGACCTTAATTTTGTTAAAATTAAGGGAGATACCAATATAGAAATTAACGCTGTCGCATACGACTCTAGAGAAGTGATAGAAAATAGTATATTTGTAGCTATTTCTGGGTTTGCAGTGGACGGGCATACCTTTATTCAAAAAGCAATCGATATGGGAGCAACAGCGATTATTGTTGAAAAAGACCTCAATATTGAAGGTAATATCACTGTATTAAAAGTGAATAATTCTAGAACTGCATTAGCTAGAATATCATCAAACTTTTATCACCGTCCAACTGAAAAACTAAATATAGTAGGGATTACGGGGACGAATGGTAAAACCTCAATCTCCTACTTTTTAAAATCTATATTTGAGCATGCAGAGCGTTCTGTGGGTCTGATTGGCACAATTGGAACAATGATCAACAATAACGTTGAAAAAAATAAAAATACGACGCCAGAATCACTGAATTTACAACAAATTTTCTCTAAAATGACAAAAGTTGAAACGGATCATTGTATTATGGAAGTCTCATCACATGCTTTAAATTTAAATAGAGTGGCTTACAGTCATTTTAATACTGCTATTTTTACAAATTTATCCCCAGATCATCTAGAATTGCATCATGATATGGAAGAATATTTTGAAGCGAAAGCAAAATTATTCGAACTTGCTAAAGATTACAATATCATCAATGTAGATGATGAATACGGTAAAAGATTAATCCAAATAGTACAAAATTATGATGCAAAGTTACTTACCTATGGTATAGAGAATACTGCTGATATTTATGCTTCAGATATTAAATATTCAGCAAATGGTTCAACTTATATGGTTCACACCCCTAAAGGTTGTATAGAAATCAAAGTAAATTTGCCTGGGGTCATTTATGTGTATAATAGTTTAGCTGCTATCGCTTGTGCTTACAGTAATCAAATACCTTTAGAAATCATCAAAGAAGGTATTCATAAACTAGAAGGAATAAAGGGTAGATTTGAAATTGTTTATCAAAAAAATAATTATAAAATTGTGATCGATTTTGCCCATACTGAAGATGCTTTAAAAAATGCATTACTTACGTTAAAACAGCATGCAAAAGGTAGAATCATAGTTGTGTTTGGAGTTTATGCAGATGCCGGTGAATCAGGCACTGACAAAAGAAAAGCAATGGGACAAGTCGCTGCAAAATATGCAGATTTCTCTATTGTGACATCAGACAACCCTAAGGATCAGGACCCTGATTTAATCATTCAAGATATTGTCCAAGCCATCGAAAAAGAGAGCGGATCAGATACTTATGATGCGGTTATTGATCGAAAAGAAGCCATTAAATATGCCATCGATATCAGTGAAAAAGACGATATCATTCTTATCGCTGGAAAAGGACATGAAACTTCTCAGATTATAGGAAAAACAGAAATCCCATTTAATGAATCAGAGATTGTGCTTGATATTTTAAAAAGTAAAAATCAAGTATTAGAGATATAAAGATACCCAAAAAATTGAATATTTACAACGAAAGGTGATTACTCTATGTGTGGTTTTGTTGGTTTTTCAGACACAAATTTATCTATAGATAGAACAAAAACAATCCAAGATATGATGGATACTATCATTCA comes from Chengkuizengella sediminis and encodes:
- a CDS encoding carbohydrate-binding protein, which translates into the protein MKKVILVLFSIMITILLIPTIGIADNHEDWSLVWSDEFNGNALDTSKWTYDIGNGVGGWGNNEEQYYTSRPENVRVQNGSLVITALNEQFNGFNYTSGKLKTDGLASWKYGKFEARIKLPIGQGFWPAFWMMPQDDIYGGWASSGEIDIMENRGRLPQEISGAIHYGENWPNNVYSGGAITIPNNGTVADWHNYSVEWEPGEIRWYLDGQLYNTETSWYSRSLGQSTNNPFPAPFDQEFYMILNLAVGGNFDGGRVPFPSDFPAEMLVDYVRVYESAGPSTGDPIQAFDRIEAENYTSMSGIQTETTTDTGGGLNVGWTDEGDFLAFNHVDFGNGASSVDVRVASNTAGGEIEFRLDSTSGPLIGTVDVTNTGGWQNWITKTATISNAEGIHDLYIVFKGSTGIGILNLNWLEFTNTDNPFKKIEAESYTSMIGVQTEPTTDLGGGLNVGWTDDGDLLTFENVDFGNGATGIEARVATESAGGSIEFRLDSTSGPLIGTVNITNTGGWQNWVSETESINATSGSHDLYLVFRGGSNIGNLNWFKIIN
- a CDS encoding nitroreductase family protein gives rise to the protein MLSTKQDIYEIINDRKSVREYDSSVKIDRSEMNEMFEETAKAPSSWNLQHWKFLVIDDEQLKQTLLPIAFNQQQVVDAAATIVVLGDLEANKNGEAVYGEAVKHGFMTQEAKDTLMGQINGAYQNQQAAYSEAVLNPSLAAMQLMLVAKAKGYDTCPMGGFDREKLSETFNIPARYTPVMLITVGKQAKPAHETPRFPVSQIASYNTFEG
- a CDS encoding carboxylate--amine ligase, whose translation is MNNKAVILGCNYYIGLSTIRCLGVHGIHTVAVDYSEKGAYGAKSKHCSERLIAPHYKKDTKKFIRFLINYAREQNTQPVLIPCHDSYVEIVDDHLEELKKCYLIPQTEPGLYTKLMNKETLHQIAQDKGVNVPETVRVNDENLMEKVENTIKFPCLVKPVDSPTFVAKFRKKLFKVHNKEELETALEKSKNANLEVIVQRIIPGFDDHMYTYDAYLNQDSKVTHWLTCQKYRQYPINFGASVYTGQKYVPELHEIGAKFFEEIGYKGFAEIEFKKDAETGQYYLIEINVRITNINQLLYKVGVNIPHITYQDLTGSPVAPKAIEEDTDVRFWCGYEDMYAIRDYIKTRQLSFKSILKSLLFKPKAYAIWDWKDPLPAFSNAGMITSKIFKRLFRK
- a CDS encoding UDP-N-acetylmuramoyl-L-alanyl-D-glutamate--2,6-diaminopimelate ligase, encoding MLLSSALQDLNFVKIKGDTNIEINAVAYDSREVIENSIFVAISGFAVDGHTFIQKAIDMGATAIIVEKDLNIEGNITVLKVNNSRTALARISSNFYHRPTEKLNIVGITGTNGKTSISYFLKSIFEHAERSVGLIGTIGTMINNNVEKNKNTTPESLNLQQIFSKMTKVETDHCIMEVSSHALNLNRVAYSHFNTAIFTNLSPDHLELHHDMEEYFEAKAKLFELAKDYNIINVDDEYGKRLIQIVQNYDAKLLTYGIENTADIYASDIKYSANGSTYMVHTPKGCIEIKVNLPGVIYVYNSLAAIACAYSNQIPLEIIKEGIHKLEGIKGRFEIVYQKNNYKIVIDFAHTEDALKNALLTLKQHAKGRIIVVFGVYADAGESGTDKRKAMGQVAAKYADFSIVTSDNPKDQDPDLIIQDIVQAIEKESGSDTYDAVIDRKEAIKYAIDISEKDDIILIAGKGHETSQIIGKTEIPFNESEIVLDILKSKNQVLEI